aactgtcgaatacaagggggcgcattgagcctaaacccctgattacaataaacatttagagaacatcctgaaatactatCACGAGTCACTACCAAATAATGTATTCAActaagcaccaactagcaaagagcgctctactggcgagtctatttgctttgatataacagtgacataacggaaagataactcgatatgtagctcgattacaacgtagcataattgTCATACGCACAgcttcctactatgttgccgccggagGATAAATCCAACAACACTTAGTCTCACCCTACCACTAGGAGGTAGCGACTATTTGACGAAGCTAGAAACTCACCGCCTACCTaaagcagacaaggcactttgagtgcacacacaggcGAAATGCCCAACTAGCCCTACAGAACAAATGTAGGGATTTATTGCTCACAAAATGCGCCAAACAACTAATGACACAGTATACAATGTACAAGACATAATGACAATTTATTTCCCTgtaattccttttctttttcgcCAGAGATTTGTAAGATACTAAGGTCCACAACAAATTTCTTACGATTGATATCAAATTCGACTCAATTGCAATCTAAAATACTATCCTTGCACAACCTATTATCGCAGTGGTGTTCATGTTACTAAACTATACCGATGAAGCATTACATATGTTCATGATtataaattaaatttaaaaactgaGTCATAATTGTGGGCAACTGATACTGATCATTACCAAGATCCAGAGCGTCGTGAAAAGTACTAAAATGTCATAGCAAAAATTTACAAAGTACTACTTGCTTTTACATTCTCTTCCTAGATTGCAAAATGCAATCTTTACATTGCTTATGGTATCATTTTACGTTGCTTATGGTATTATGACTAGTATCATACAGCAAACTAATAAGTCAAGCTTTCATCATAGACCATATTATTCCTTACCTTCACCTTGACAGCCCTCTTAGCAATCCTTGATTAGCCCCAGAGAGCTCACTGCAAATCCTCCCAAACTCCTCCAACATTTCCTTCACAATCCCCACTCTACTTTTCTCAACCAACATCTTCACCAAATTCACCAAGTGCTTGTTGAATTTCCCTTTCTGGGCCACCAGCTTCATCACTTGGCCCTTCTCCTCCAAACCCACAAATGGGCTTTCCAAAACAGCTTGAACCTGCTTGTTGTGGAGCAATTGCAAGAACCTCTTCACATCCTTGTGGACCAAATCAAGGGTCCTGTTGCATTGAGCAATGTCCAAAAGAGCAGCTGCATAACCAGAAGCTGGGTTTTTGTGGAGATTTGGAGTTGAGAAAAGGGTTTTGGTGGGGATTGAGAATGAGGGTGTGGATAAAGTTAGAGGCTTTTGGGTGAAAGAGGTGGTTTTGGTGGTGGTTTTGTGGAGGTGGGTTTGTGGAGGAAGTTTGTGGGTGTTGTGAGAGGTCTTGaaatggtggagtagttcaCGAGATGGAGTTGAAAGAAGGGTGCGTGGGACTTTGAGAGTTGAGACAGAGCTTGAGAATGTTTCCATGGAGGAAGATGAGGATAGGATTCAGTTTTCAGCCACTGAATGACAAAGGAATTGGAGTATGTTACCGTTGAAAGCAATTTTTCTGGATTAAAAGGAGTGGGTAGCGCAACGTTGCAGGCTTGAAACTGAAACCTATCCTTATAGCTCGGCCCATAATCAAACCAGTTCACCCACCACGTATAAATGTAATTAAGCAGTAGTTGCACTATAAATTATAAGccttgatgattttgttgaaacAGAAAGGATTCAATTTGATTAGGGAGGGTCGGGAAATGTCTACTTAATCGGATTCTTAcaagaaataaaataataataaaaagtgcAGACTTTCAATTTTTTCGACTACCATAcaatataattcaataattaaaactGTTCATTCTTAAAAATTTTACATGTTgaattacaaaaagaaaacacGGCAAAATAAATGTTTGGGTGTGGGTTTGATGTactatgttatatatatatatatatatatatatatatatatatatatacagatcctatctagagcggagctccgctttcaaaattaacgtgtgaagttcgagttttcggtcacttttcggtcgcatatccacatctcgactgttcagtttttaggtactagtgtatagatcgtctctgaaaattttcagccaaaatgatgatcgttaaggcattgattagtgccttaaagctagtatggttcaggttgacagattcagtcattccattggtttaaacgagttagatgccttaatgatcatcaatttggctgaaaatttgcagagatgatctatacagtagtacctaaaaactgaactgttgagatgtggatatgcgactgaaaagtgactgaaaactcgaacttcacacgttaatttcaaagcggagcacCGCTCTGGattggatctgtatatatatatatatatatatatatatatatatatatatatatatatatatatatatatatattgggtgAAGATTTGCAAAATTGGAAAATGCATACATTCATTCATTCTATGAAGTGTTGTAAAAGGTTGGAAGCAGAATTCTCAAGTGATGTATGTCTTTAAGACTTGACATGCATGTGTATATTGAACAATAATACCAGTAATTGAATTTCCTGATTTTTCACATTTATAAGAACATCGTTGATTCCTAGTTTTTAATCATTCACATTGCTCTTTTTGATCCATTCTAATTTCCATTTCAAAGACATATACATGccattgtttgagcccaaaagtaattttggcaagatcctttagtggatttagcacaacgggccgatacctgcggcccaaaaataagcctgcttgggattgggttacagcttcgcccattccatgGTCCATAAGGGAAACAAAACCTTATtagagtcaagtagcagagattgaataggaaacttcaatcaataatccttctatagcaaggaacagtcggaaccctagttataaatacCTGGTTTCAAGGACAAAGAAAGGACCTCTCTGAAATCAATCAATCCTAgcaattacaaagcctccccggagcaaaccttcaacctcgttgaaacccggtgaccgcgcgccagtcctagtctctccaagagcagactgtcagcatcaccagatcaacccggcaaccgtacttccagtcccagtctctccgcgagccgactgccaccgagactctctcgaccagcgaagcaagggtaacgccctcgcaacctagcgaagctaaagtcacgctttagcaaaacccgtgctttctccaaacttcccggtgattgctctgctcagcctacaacgttgagtatcgattcggtgacgcgaagagattacatccaaagtccttatccgtaaggcaagaagtcctttctcggaaggctagagaagaaccttgtggcgaggttggtgctctcctcgttcacagcgcttgaagaagaagtcaggtcaagggactcccccgaagACTGCACTCCACGGTGCTGACACTCCCgcacacacgctcaaaagagatagtttgcacgccaactggttttggagccaaacaaactCCTATGAACCATAATCATTGTCATATATAGCTAAAATTGTCTTTACTGGGTTATCTCCAGTGGCGGATCCACGTTGTAAGCTATTTGGGCTGTAGCCCAACCCAAAATTATGTAGATATAGTATATAGTATATAATATATGTGGTTTCATGATGTGGTTTCCTTTTCATGAAACCAACTATAACTCAGTTGGCTGCGTGGGTTCGAACCCCCACTTACCCCTTTTTCTGTGTTTTCTGCCTCttttccctattttttttttccacccaTTTTCTTCTCCATTCTTGTTTGCTCacaatattttcttctcttgtttcttttcctctttcccCTATTTTCTTCTCCCTTCCTTCTTCTTGACTACAATTTTCTTCCTCTGTTTTGTAAATTTTCTGTAAGtgtttcttaaaaaaaatatatatatatatatatcttttttaattcttaaattttagaaacattaatgaacaaatattttttataaattagCCTACTCCATTTTTGTATTCTGAATCCGCCACTGATCACCTCTGCAGACATTTCCAAAATTGACATACAATATTGTAAGCTCTGGACTCATAACCATTCGGTACGTAGCAATAACTATAAGCACTGGGTTGTGTTCCCTCTCCTCGATCTCTATCTTCTTTGCTATCATCACCATTACTATTTGATTCCAAATGGTGCTGCACCAAACACTTTGTCGGGGCCAATTAACATCACATTTAAAGATGACCAATTGTAGTATTTTCCGGACAAAAGTGGGTTACATAAAAGCTATTCCCTGTATTGGGTTTGCTGTTATGGGGCCATAACACTCAAGCATACATATATACTTCTATAGCATAATCATCCAATAATTCGAAGGGCAGGTCATAAAGATCTAATAACAGAGGCTCTGAGATCTTTAGTGACAGCAAGAATGTGATGATGCTAAACTATTTGGTAGAGCTCGGGTTGTatgtcctttttctttttcttttgaaaatgtTGAAAATGCTGTATGTCATGTATCATATATATAGGTCATATATAAGTAGTTAGCTATGCCCTAGCCATTATTATATATAGCTATGATTTCAAGAGAACTGATGTTGTTGAACTGTTAATGTAAATTGTATACATATTTAATCGTTTAAGTTACGAATAAGATAACTTAAATTTATTAAATTTCGTACATATAATGTCTTATACGTATGTAATCAGATAAATTTAAGTTATATTTATCTTAACTGAAACGACTAAAATATGTGTACTATTTATATTGACAGTTCAACAATATAAGACCATCTCAATGAGTATATGTTATAGAGTATTTATAGAGTAATAGAGTTATGAACAATGTAAACGCCGCATCCCCACCCAAACTACACGAAGGCTTCAAATGCGTGGAGAGGATTGTATGCACTAACAGTACAAGTGCACTGTCGGTTATTTTAAtctataaaaaaataacagtCACTTATCTAATCCactcctttatatattttaatatcaaaaaaattatattcattcATATTACAAGTACTCATGTACTGACGGTGCATGGAATACACTCCCTTCAAATGCGTTGGGTCATTATCAAGGGCAAACCCACTTTGTATCAACTTTAATGATAACATTAGTGGCAAATGCCCTGGATTAAGCCACAAAGTCTAAAGACATTAGTTCATATATGCTGCTTATCTGGATCAACCCCTTTAATAATTCCCCAAATCCCAAGTGGAGCAAAAACCCaaatgactcattgtatataTTATACATAGGCAAAACTTGTAGAGCTTCTGACCGACGGTGCTTTGCCCTAACAATCATTCTACACTATTCAACGTTAAATAATGCATGGTACGTCCACTTTTCTTCAAAGCATTAAAACAAGAAGACAAAGACCGGACCAAATTCCATTATTATTTGATGCCCTCTTTCTTCCTTCCTCTCTCCTCAACCCTGTCTTGTCTTCAACGTCTTTTC
This portion of the Rosa chinensis cultivar Old Blush chromosome 1, RchiOBHm-V2, whole genome shotgun sequence genome encodes:
- the LOC112182095 gene encoding ATP synthase subunit delta; this encodes METFSSSVSTLKVPRTLLSTPSRELLHHFKTSHNTHKLPPQTHLHKTTTKTTSFTQKPLTLSTPSFSIPTKTLFSTPNLHKNPASGYAAALLDIAQCNRTLDLVHKDVKRFLQLLHNKQVQAVLESPFVGLEEKGQVMKLVAQKGKFNKHLVNLVKMLVEKSRVGIVKEMLEEFGRICSELSGANQGLLRGLSR